GCCGCCTGGGCGAGGCGCAGAAGGCCGAGATCGTGCTCGTGCACGTCGTCGGCGTGCCGCATGTCCTGCCGCTCGACCACCACCTGCCCGAGGCCACGCGCCGCGGCGAGCGGGCGCTGACGCTGGGCCAGGTGATCGCCGCCGAGCACGGCCTGCCCTGCCGCACCCGCCTCTTGCAGGAGCGCTCGGCGGCGGGCAGCATCGTGCGTCTCGCCGGCGAAGAGCGGGCCGACCTGATCGTGATGGCGCTCTCCGACCTGGCGCTGGGCGAAGAAGACCGCATTAGTAAGACGGCAGAAGAGGTGCTGCGCCGCGCCCCCTGCGAAGTGCTGATCGACCGGAGAACCGGCAGATGAGCGTGCGCCTCATGCGTCGCCCCTTCCGCCATCCCTTCGGCCGACCGCTGCGCCGCGCCGATCTGCCGCACCAGGTGCTCGCCAAGAAGTACGCGCTGCCGGTCTTCGCCAGCGACGCGCTCTCCTCCGTCGCCTACGCCACGGAGGAGATCCTGAAGGTGCTGGCTCTGGCCGGCGTCGCCTACTTCTCGGACAGCATCTGGATCGCCGGCATCATCACCGTGCTGCTGGTCGTGCTGCTGTTCAGCTACCGGCAGACGATCTTCGCCTATCCCAACGGCGGCGGCGCCTACATCGTCGCCCGCGACAACCTGGGCGAAGGGATCGCCCAGGTGGCCGGCTGCGCTCTGCTGATCGACTACGTGCTGACCGTCTCAGTCAGCGTCGCCGCCGGTGTGGCGAACTTCGCCAGCGGCGTGCACCAGTTCTTCCCCGGTGCGCCGGCCTGGGACGCGCCGGCGCGCACCGTTGTCTCACTCGTCGTGCTGTGCTTCATGTGGTACATGAACAAGCGCGGTGTGAAGGAATCGGGCCGCGCCTTCGCCGTGCCGACCTATTTCTTTCTCGCCAGCATGTTCGCCATGCTGGGCGCCGGCTTCGTCAAGTACCTGACGGGCACTCTGCACAGCGTCGATCCCGGCACCGTCTCCGGCATCGTGAAGGCCGACCGCAGCCTGACGCTCTTCCTGCTGCTGCGCGCCTTCGCCAGCGGCAGCGCGGCCGTGACCGGCGTCGAGGCGATCAGCAACGGCATCACGGCGTTCAAAGAGCCGAAGTCGCGCAATGCCGCCACGACGATGGCCTGGATGTGCGCGCTGCTCGGCGTGATGTTCCTGGGCATCACAAAGCTGGCGCTGGCGACGCACGCGCAGGCCAGCACGAGCGAGACGGTGATCTCGCAGCTCGGCCGCACCGTGTTCAGTTCCACCTCGCCCCTCTACGTGGCGGTGATCTTCGGCACCGCGGCCATTCTCGTGATGGCGGCGAACACCTCGTTCGCCGATTTCCCCCGGCTGGCGGCGCTGCACGCGGGCGACGGCTTCCTGCCGCGCTGGCTCACCGACCGCGACAACCGGCTGGTGTACGGCATCGGCATCAGTGTGCTTTCGCTCGCCTCGGGCCTGCTGATTGCGGTCTTTCACGCCGACGTCGACCTGCTGATCCCGCTCTACGCGATCGGCGTGTTTCTCTCCTTCA
This genomic stretch from Dehalococcoidia bacterium harbors:
- a CDS encoding APC family permease; amino-acid sequence: MSVRLMRRPFRHPFGRPLRRADLPHQVLAKKYALPVFASDALSSVAYATEEILKVLALAGVAYFSDSIWIAGIITVLLVVLLFSYRQTIFAYPNGGGAYIVARDNLGEGIAQVAGCALLIDYVLTVSVSVAAGVANFASGVHQFFPGAPAWDAPARTVVSLVVLCFMWYMNKRGVKESGRAFAVPTYFFLASMFAMLGAGFVKYLTGTLHSVDPGTVSGIVKADRSLTLFLLLRAFASGSAAVTGVEAISNGITAFKEPKSRNAATTMAWMCALLGVMFLGITKLALATHAQASTSETVISQLGRTVFSSTSPLYVAVIFGTAAILVMAANTSFADFPRLAALHAGDGFLPRWLTDRDNRLVYGIGISVLSLASGLLIAVFHADVDLLIPLYAIGVFLSFTISQAGMVVRWEKTAKLRPGEEVPSYSPEGVLVTTLRHDRHWRLKQALNGFGCAMTATVTVIFGFAKFSEGAWIVIVLVPVLTFIFFRIHHHYKAVKDELAVAPEEADKFLNLPSRKLMLLAVNDLSRHTLPALRDVLQAGGSGLVRQAIHVETNEHDAADLAHQWEEQHLEERGVPLVVLPSAFGGGDVVGDLVSYVRGVLAADPEIRVDVLIPEWSSGGSLWTWLAARGLHHLTGSRLKLAFLGQSRVTVTNHRYVLRKAA